A stretch of Coregonus clupeaformis isolate EN_2021a chromosome 37, ASM2061545v1, whole genome shotgun sequence DNA encodes these proteins:
- the LOC121553279 gene encoding heat shock 70 kDa protein 12A-like isoform X1 — translation MCNCLGEIQGKITQLDMMTEKELATDNIIADAMATPSPAKSMGDPGITPLSPSHIQQNDTDSNAHTGPSFIVVVAVDFGTTSSGYAYAFTKEPECIHTMRRWEGGDPGVSNQKTPTTILLTPDRKFHSFGYAARDFYHDLDPTESKHWLYLEKFKMKLHTTANLSIDTELHAANGKRVKAIDIFAYALAFFKEQALKELSDQAGAEFDNTDIRWVITVPAIWKMPAKQFMREAAYKAGLVPLDNPEQLIIALEPEAASIYCRKLRLHQMIDIGTKTTQNGFSPAENVGAGMTQAKEHVRSKRQSRTFLVENVIGELWSELEEGDRYVVVDCGGGTVDLTVHQIQLPEGHLKELYKASGGPYGSIGIDYEFEKLLCKIFGPDFIDQFKIKRPAAWVDLMIAFESRKRAAAPDRTNPLNINLPFSFIDYYKKFRGHSVEHALRKSNVDFVKWSSQGMLRMNPDAMNALFKPTIDHIIQHLTDLFDKPEVCDIKFLFLVGGFAESPLLQQAVQNMLHGRSRIIIPHDVGLTILKGAVLFGLDPSVIKVRRSPLTYGVGVLNRYVEGKHPPDKMLVKDGMRWCTDVFDTFIACDQSVALGETVKRSYTPAKPSQQVIVIHIYCSEKEGVGFISEPGVRKCGTLRLDVTGTESTAARREIQTHMQFGDTEIRAMAVDVATSRTVKASIDFLTQ, via the exons ATGCAATGGCAACTCCCTCTCCAGCAAAGAGCATGGGTGACCCCGGAATCACCCCACTGTCACCCTCACACATTCAG CAAAATGACACGGACTCGAATGCCCACACGGGACCTTCGTTCATCGTGGTGGTTGCTGTCGACTTTGGCACCACTTCTAGCGGCTATGCTTATGCCTTCACTAAGGAGCCAGAATGCATTCACACCATGAG ACGCTGGGAGGGCGGTGACCCCGGAGTATCCAATCAGAAGACGCCTACCACCATCCTCCTGACCCCGGACAGGAAGTTCCATAGTTTTGGCTATGCAGCACGTGACTTCTACCATGACCTGGACCCTACCGAGTCCAAGCACTGGCTCTACCTGGAGAAGTTCAAAATGAAACTCCACACCACTGCA AATCTCTCCATAGACACAGAACTCCATGCAGCCAATGGGAAGAGAGTAAAAGCTATTGACATTTTTGCATACGCTCTGGCGTTCTTCAAGGAGCAAGCACTAAAG GAGTTAAGTGACCAGGCTGGTGCAGAGTTTGACAACACAGACATCAGATGGGTCATCACAGTGCCAGCGATCTGGAAAATGCCAGCCAAGCAATTCATGAGGGAGGCAGCCTACAAG GCTGGTCTGGTTCCCCTTGACAACCCAGAGCAGCTGATCATCGCCCTTGAGCCTGAGGCAGCCTCCATCTACTGCCGCAAGCTCCGCCTCCACCAGATGATTGACATTGGCACCAAGACCACCCAGAACGGTTTCAGCCCCGCTGAGAATGTGGGGGCAGGGATGACCCAGG CCAAGGAGCATGTCCGAAGCAAACGGCAGAGCCGCACCTTTTTGGTGGAAAATGTCATAGGGGAGCTTTGGTCGGAGCTGGAAGAAG GTGACCGCTATGTGGTGGTTGACTGTGGTGGCGGAACGGTTGACCTCACGGTCCATCAGATACAGCTCCCTGAGGGACATCTCAAGGAGCTCTATAAGGCCTCAG GCGGTCCTTATGGCTCCATTGGTATTGACTATGAGTTTGAGAAGCTCCTGTGTAAGATCTTCGGGCCCGACTTCATCGACCAGTTTAAGATTAAGCGGCCGGCTGCCTGGGTGGATCTGATGATCGCGTTTGAGTCCAGGAAACGGGCAGCGGCCCCGGACAGGACCAACCCCCTGAACATCAACCTGCCCTTCTCCTTCATTGACTACTACAAGAAGTTTAGAGGTCACAGTGTGGAACACGCCCTGCGCAAGAgcaa TGTGGACTTTGTGAAGTGGTCCTCCCAGGGCATGCTGAGAATGAACCCTGATGCCATGAATGCCCTCTTCAAGCCCACAATAGACCACATCATTCAGCACCTCA CTGATCTCTTTGATAAGCCGGAGGTGTGTGACATCAAGTTCCTGTTTCTGGTGGGCGGCTTCGCTGAGTCGCCCCTGCTGCAGCAGGCTGTGCAGAACATGCTACATGGCCGCAGCCGCATCATCATCCCCCACGACGTGGGCCTCACCATCCTCAAAGGGGCCGTCCTCTTCGGCCTGGACCCCAGCGTCATCAAGGTGCGCCGCTCGCCCCTCACCTACGGTGTGGGCGTCCTCAACCGCTATGTGGAGGGCAAGCACCCACCTGACAAGATGCTGGTGAAGGACGGCATGCGCTGGTGCACCGACGTCTTCGACACCTTCATCGCCTGCGACCAGTCCGTGGCCCTGGGCGAGACGGTGAAGCGCAGCTACACGCCCGCCAAGCCCAGCCAGCAGGTCATCGTCATCCACATCTACTGCTCGGAGAAGGAGGGCGTGGGCTTCATCAGCGAGCCGGGCGTGAGGAAGTGTGGCACGCTGCGGCTGGATGTGACCGGTACGGAAAGCACTGCAGCACGCCGTGAGATCCAGACGCACATGCAGTTCGGGGACACGGAGATCCGGGCCATGGCGGTGGACGTGGCCACCTCGCGTACCGTCAAGGCTAGCATTGATTTCCTTACTCAGTAA
- the LOC121553279 gene encoding heat shock 70 kDa protein 12A-like isoform X2, with amino-acid sequence MCNCLGEIQGKITQLDMMTEKELATDNIIADAMATPSPAKSMGDPGITPLSPSHIQQNDTDSNAHTGPSFIVVVAVDFGTTSSGYAYAFTKEPECIHTMRRWEGGDPGVSNQKTPTTILLTPDRKFHSFGYAARDFYHDLDPTESKHWLYLEKFKMKLHTTANLSIDTELHAANGKRVKAIDIFAYALAFFKEQALKELSDQAGAEFDNTDIRWVITVPAIWKMPAKQFMREAAYKAGLVPLDNPEQLIIALEPEAASIYCRKLRLHQMIDIGTKTTQNGFSPAENVGAGMTQGDRYVVVDCGGGTVDLTVHQIQLPEGHLKELYKASGGPYGSIGIDYEFEKLLCKIFGPDFIDQFKIKRPAAWVDLMIAFESRKRAAAPDRTNPLNINLPFSFIDYYKKFRGHSVEHALRKSNVDFVKWSSQGMLRMNPDAMNALFKPTIDHIIQHLTDLFDKPEVCDIKFLFLVGGFAESPLLQQAVQNMLHGRSRIIIPHDVGLTILKGAVLFGLDPSVIKVRRSPLTYGVGVLNRYVEGKHPPDKMLVKDGMRWCTDVFDTFIACDQSVALGETVKRSYTPAKPSQQVIVIHIYCSEKEGVGFISEPGVRKCGTLRLDVTGTESTAARREIQTHMQFGDTEIRAMAVDVATSRTVKASIDFLTQ; translated from the exons ATGCAATGGCAACTCCCTCTCCAGCAAAGAGCATGGGTGACCCCGGAATCACCCCACTGTCACCCTCACACATTCAG CAAAATGACACGGACTCGAATGCCCACACGGGACCTTCGTTCATCGTGGTGGTTGCTGTCGACTTTGGCACCACTTCTAGCGGCTATGCTTATGCCTTCACTAAGGAGCCAGAATGCATTCACACCATGAG ACGCTGGGAGGGCGGTGACCCCGGAGTATCCAATCAGAAGACGCCTACCACCATCCTCCTGACCCCGGACAGGAAGTTCCATAGTTTTGGCTATGCAGCACGTGACTTCTACCATGACCTGGACCCTACCGAGTCCAAGCACTGGCTCTACCTGGAGAAGTTCAAAATGAAACTCCACACCACTGCA AATCTCTCCATAGACACAGAACTCCATGCAGCCAATGGGAAGAGAGTAAAAGCTATTGACATTTTTGCATACGCTCTGGCGTTCTTCAAGGAGCAAGCACTAAAG GAGTTAAGTGACCAGGCTGGTGCAGAGTTTGACAACACAGACATCAGATGGGTCATCACAGTGCCAGCGATCTGGAAAATGCCAGCCAAGCAATTCATGAGGGAGGCAGCCTACAAG GCTGGTCTGGTTCCCCTTGACAACCCAGAGCAGCTGATCATCGCCCTTGAGCCTGAGGCAGCCTCCATCTACTGCCGCAAGCTCCGCCTCCACCAGATGATTGACATTGGCACCAAGACCACCCAGAACGGTTTCAGCCCCGCTGAGAATGTGGGGGCAGGGATGACCCAGG GTGACCGCTATGTGGTGGTTGACTGTGGTGGCGGAACGGTTGACCTCACGGTCCATCAGATACAGCTCCCTGAGGGACATCTCAAGGAGCTCTATAAGGCCTCAG GCGGTCCTTATGGCTCCATTGGTATTGACTATGAGTTTGAGAAGCTCCTGTGTAAGATCTTCGGGCCCGACTTCATCGACCAGTTTAAGATTAAGCGGCCGGCTGCCTGGGTGGATCTGATGATCGCGTTTGAGTCCAGGAAACGGGCAGCGGCCCCGGACAGGACCAACCCCCTGAACATCAACCTGCCCTTCTCCTTCATTGACTACTACAAGAAGTTTAGAGGTCACAGTGTGGAACACGCCCTGCGCAAGAgcaa TGTGGACTTTGTGAAGTGGTCCTCCCAGGGCATGCTGAGAATGAACCCTGATGCCATGAATGCCCTCTTCAAGCCCACAATAGACCACATCATTCAGCACCTCA CTGATCTCTTTGATAAGCCGGAGGTGTGTGACATCAAGTTCCTGTTTCTGGTGGGCGGCTTCGCTGAGTCGCCCCTGCTGCAGCAGGCTGTGCAGAACATGCTACATGGCCGCAGCCGCATCATCATCCCCCACGACGTGGGCCTCACCATCCTCAAAGGGGCCGTCCTCTTCGGCCTGGACCCCAGCGTCATCAAGGTGCGCCGCTCGCCCCTCACCTACGGTGTGGGCGTCCTCAACCGCTATGTGGAGGGCAAGCACCCACCTGACAAGATGCTGGTGAAGGACGGCATGCGCTGGTGCACCGACGTCTTCGACACCTTCATCGCCTGCGACCAGTCCGTGGCCCTGGGCGAGACGGTGAAGCGCAGCTACACGCCCGCCAAGCCCAGCCAGCAGGTCATCGTCATCCACATCTACTGCTCGGAGAAGGAGGGCGTGGGCTTCATCAGCGAGCCGGGCGTGAGGAAGTGTGGCACGCTGCGGCTGGATGTGACCGGTACGGAAAGCACTGCAGCACGCCGTGAGATCCAGACGCACATGCAGTTCGGGGACACGGAGATCCGGGCCATGGCGGTGGACGTGGCCACCTCGCGTACCGTCAAGGCTAGCATTGATTTCCTTACTCAGTAA